The following are from one region of the Dermacentor albipictus isolate Rhodes 1998 colony chromosome 5, USDA_Dalb.pri_finalv2, whole genome shotgun sequence genome:
- the LOC135900510 gene encoding dentin sialophosphoprotein-like has translation MKRSDMLPLVPTISMFEEVDYVGTFEEALQEATKDTSHFNTYGTIFIIAGAAALLVLVSVLACTLGRLDGQSNNVLRAMIPAFAVLFLGLLGIAVDTFYTYNVYRSVWHVATTFGSSDHRLSITSVADDDEPEDIVDLIDSGSEDCSRQHISESDTNADNHADNHADNHADTNADNHADNHASNNVRNNARNNVRNNVRNNVRNNVRNNVRNNARNNARNNARNKVDNNSGNKSGNKPGNKPGNKPGNKSGNKSGNKPGNKPGNKSGNKPGNKSGNKSGDKAGNKSGNKSGNKSGNKSGNKSGDKAGNKACNKSDNKACNKSDNKTCTNADDHARNNARNKACTNADDHARNKVDNKVDNKSGNKSGNKSDNKSDNKSGNKSGNKSGNKSGNKSGNKACNKSDNKACNKSDNKACNKSDNKACNKSDNKACNKSDNKTCTNADDHADDHARNNARNNTRNKSGNKSGNKSGNKSGNKSSNKACNKSDNKACTNADDHARNKVDKSGNKSDNKSGNKSGNKSGNKSDNKACNKSDNKACNKSDNNARNKVDNNARNKVDNKVDNKSGNKSGNKSGNKAGNKSGNKAGNKSGNKAGNKSGNKAGNKAGNKACNKSDNKACNKSDNKACNKSDNKTCTNADDHADDHARNNARNNTRNKSGNKSGNKACNKSDNKACTNADDHARNKVDNKSGNKSGNKSDNKACNKSDNKACNKSDNNARNKVDNNARNKVDNKSGNKSGNKSGNKSGNKSGNKSGNKACNKSGNKACNKSDNKACNKSDNKACNKSDNKTCTNADDHADDHADDHARNNARNNTRNKSGNKSGNKACNKSDNKACTNADDHARNKVDNKSGNKSGNKSGNKSGNKSGNKACNKACDKSDNKACNKCDNKACNKSDNRACNKSDNKACNKSDNKACTNADNHADNHADDHANDHARNNACNNARNNARNKADNKVDNKSGNKSGNKSGNKSGDKAGNKSGNKSGNKSGNKSGNKSGNKSGNKSGNKSGDKAGNKACNKSDNKACNKSDNKTCTNADDHARNNARNKSDNKACTNADDHARNKVDNKVDNKSGNKSGNKSGNKSGNKSGNKSGNKACDKSGNKACDKSDNKACNKSDNRACNKSDKACNKSDNKACNKSDNKACTNADNHADNHADDHADDHARNKVDNKVDKVGNKAGNKAGNKACNKSDDHARNNARNNARNNARNKVDNKVDNKVDNKSGNKSGNKSGNKACNKACDKSDNKACNKSDNKACNKSDNKACNKSDNKACNKSDNKACTNADDHADNHADDHADDHARNNARNNARNKVDKVDNKVGNKSGNKSGNKSGNKSGNKSGNKSGNKSGNKSGNKSGNKSGNKACNKSDNKACTNADDHADDHARNNARNKVDKVGNKVGNKVGNKVGNKSGNKAYKNAYSNTYFKAYYNVNKNAYSNAYYKAYYNVNKNAYSNA, from the exons tttATCGCTCGGTCTGGCACGTGGCTACAACCTTCGGGTCTAGCGATCACCGGCTGTCCATCACCAGCGTTGCTGACG ACGACGAGCCCGAAGACATCGTTGACCTTATCGACTCTGGCTCCGAAGACTGTTCCCGCCAGCACATCTCCGAAAGCGACACCAACGCCGACAACCACGCCGACAACCACGCCGACAAccacgccgacaccaacgccgacaaCCACGCCGACAACCACGCCAGCAACAACGTCCGCAACAACGCCCGCAACAACGTCCGCAACAACGTCCGCAACAACGTCCGCAACAACGTCCGCAACAACGTCCGCAACAACGCCCGCAACAACGCCCGCAACAACGCCCGCAACAAGGTCGACAACAATtccggcaacaagtccggcaacaagcCCGGCAACAAGCCCGGCAACAAGCccggcaacaagtccggcaacaagtccggcaacaagcCCGGCAACAAGCccggcaacaagtccggcaacaagcccggcaacaagtccggcaacaagtccggcGACAAGGccggcaacaagtccggcaacaagtccggcaacaagtccggcaacaagtccggcaacaagtccggcGACAAGGCCGGCAACAAGGCCTGCAACAAGTCCGATAACAAGGCCTGCAACAAGTCCGACAACAAGACCTGCACTAACGCCGACGACCACGCCCGCAACAACGCCCGCAACAAG GCCTGCACCAACGCCGACGACCACGCCCGCAACAAGGTCGACAACAAGGTCGacaacaagtccggcaacaagtccggcaacaagtccgacaacaagtccgacaacaagtccggcaacaagtccggcaacaagtccggcaacaagtccggcaacaagtccggcaacaaggcCTGCAACAAGTCCGACAACAAGGCCTGCAACAAGTCCGACAACAAGGCCTGCAACAAGTCCGACAACAAGGCCTGCAACAAGTCCGACAACAAGGCCTGCAACAAGTCCGACAACAAGACCTGCACTAACGCCGACGACCACGCCGACGACCACGCCCGCAACAATGCCCGCAACAACACCCGCAACAAG tccggcaacaagtccggcaacaagtccggcaacaagtccggcaacaagtccAGCAACAAGGCCTGCAACAAGTCCGACAACAAGGCCTGCACCAACGCCGACGACCACGCCCGCAACAAGGTCGACAAG tccggcaacaagtccgacaacaagtccggcaacaagtccggcaacaagtccggcaacaagtccgACAACAAGGCCTGCAACAAGTCCGACAACAAGGCCTGCAACAAGTCCGACAACAACGCCCGCAACAAGGTTGACAACAACGCCCGCAACAAGGTTGACAACAAGGTCGacaacaagtccggcaacaagtccggcaacaagtccggcaacaaggccggcaacaagtccggcaacaaggccggcaacaagtccggcaacaaggccggcaacaagtccggcaacaaggcCGGCAACAAGGCCGGCAACAAGGCCTGCAACAAGTCCGACAACAAGGCCTGCAACAAGTCCGACAACAAGGCCTGCAACAAGTCCGACAACAAGACCTGCACTAACGCCGACGACCACGCCGACGACCACGCCCGCAACAATGCCCGCAACAACACCCGCAACAAG tccggcaacaagtccggcaacaaggcCTGCAACAAGTCCGACAACAAGGCCTGCACCAACGCCGACGACCACGCCCGCAATAAGGTCGacaacaagtccggcaacaagtccggcaacaagtccgACAACAAGGCCTGCAACAAGTCCGACAACAAGGCCTGCAACAAGTCCGACAACAACGCCCGCAACAAGGTTGACAACAACGCCCGCAACAAGGTTGacaacaagtccggcaacaagtccggcaacaagtccggcaacaagtccggcaacaagtccggcaacaagtccggcaacaaggcctgcaacaagtccggcaacaaggcCTGCAACAAGTCCGACAACAAGGCCTGCAACAAGTCCGACAACAAGGCCTGCAACAAGTCCGACAACAAGACCTGCACTAACGCCGACGACCACGCCGACGACCACGCCGACGACCACGCCCGCAACAATGCCCGCAACAACACCCGCAACAAG tccggcaacaagtccggcaacaaggcCTGCAACAAGTCCGACAACAAGGCCTGCACCAACGCCGACGACCACGCCCGCAATAAGGTCGacaacaagtccggcaacaagtccggcaacaagtccggcaacaagtccggcaacaagtccggcaacaaggcCTGCAACAAGGCCTGCGACAAGTCCGACAATAAGGCCTGCAACAAGTGCGACAACAAGGCCTGCAACAAGTCCGACAACAGGGCCTGCAACAAGTCCGACAACAAGGCCTGCAACAAGTCCGACAACAAGGCCTGCACCAACGCCGACAACCACGCCGACAACCACGCTGACGACCATGCCAACGACCACGCCCGCAACAACGCCTGCAACAACGCCCGCAACAACGCCCGCAACAAGGCCGACAACAAGGTCGacaacaagtccggcaacaagtccggcaacaagtccggcaacaagtccggcGACAAGGccggcaacaagtccggcaacaagtccggcaacaagtccggcaacaagtccggcaacaagtccggcaacaagtccggcaacaagtccggcaacaagtccggcGACAAGGCCGGCAACAAGGCCTGCAACAAGTCCGATAACAAGGCCTGCAACAAGTCCGACAACAAGACCTGCACTAACGCCGACGACCACGCCCGCAACAACGCCCGCAACAAG TCCGACAACAAGGCCTGCACCAACGCCGACGACCACGCCCGCAACAAGGTCGACAACAAGGTCGacaacaagtccggcaacaagtccggcaacaagtccggcaacaagtccggcaacaagtccggcaacaagtccggcaacaaggcCTGCgacaagtccggcaacaaggcCTGCGACAAGTCCGACAACAAGGCCTGCAACAAGTCCGACAACAGGGCCTGCAACAAGTCCGACAAGGCCTGCAACAAGTCCGACAACAAGGCCTGCAACAAGTCCGACAACAAGGCCTGCACCAACGCCGACAACCACGCCGACAACCACGCCGACGACCATGCCGACGACCACGCCCGCAACAAGGTCGACAACAAGGTCGACAAGGTCGGCAACAAGGCCGGCAACAAGGCCGGCAACAAAGCCTGCAACAAGTCCGACGACCACGCCCGCAACAACGCCCGCAACAACGCCCGCAACAACGCCCGCAACAAGGTCGACAACAAGGTCGACAACAAGGTCGacaacaagtccggcaacaagtccggcaacaagtccggcaacaaggcCTGCAACAAGGCCTGCGACAAGTCCGACAACAAGGCCTGCAACAAGTCCGACAACAAGGCCTGCAACAAGTCCGACAACAAGGCCTGCAACAAGTCCGACAACAAGGCCTGCAACAAGTCTGACAACAAGGCCTGCACCAACGCCGACGACCACGCCGACAACCACGCTGACGACCACGCCGACGACCACGCCCGCAACAACGCCCGCAACAACGCCCGCAACAAGGTCGACAAGGTCGACAACAAGGTcggcaacaagtccggcaacaagtccggcaacaagtccggcaacaagtccggcaacaagtccggcaacaagtccggcaacaagtccggcaacaagtccggcaacaagtccggcaacaagtccggcaacaaggcCTGCAACAAGTCCGACAACAAGGCCTGCACCAACGCCGACGACCACGCCGACGACCACGCCCGCAACAACGCCCGCAACAAGGTCGACAAGGTCGGCAACAAGGTCGGCAACAAGGTCGGCAACAAGGTcggcaacaagtccggcaacaaggcCTACAAAAACGCCTACAGCAACACCTACTTCAAGGCCTACTACAACGTCAACAAAAACGCCTACAGCAACGCCTACTACAAGGCCTACTACAACGTCAACAAAAACGCCTACAGCAACGCCTAA